A section of the Hevea brasiliensis isolate MT/VB/25A 57/8 chromosome 17, ASM3005281v1, whole genome shotgun sequence genome encodes:
- the LOC110634180 gene encoding leucine-rich repeat receptor protein kinase HPCA1 codes for MNPKYLVFLLAASLQICSIAALTNSDDLTKLKALMDIWENLPPSWEGTDPCGDQWDGIKCINSRVTSITLSSMGLKGQMSGDITNLPELQILDLSYNKDLRGPLPASIGNLKKLKYLILVGCSFSGPIPNSVGSLQQLVYLSLNSNAFTGPIPPSIGNLSELYWLDLADNKLDGNIPVSTDTTPGLDMLVKTKHFHLGKNQLSGEIPSKLFSSDMTLIHVLFDSNKLTGSIPSTLALVQTLEVIRFDRNSLIGPVPSNLNVLTNVSELFLSNNGLTGPLPNLTGMSFLNYLDISNNSFDASDFPRWISTLQSLTTLMMEGTQLQGQIPPSFFSLANLQTVVLSNNRLNGTLDIGTINSDQLQLIDLQTNSISDYTPKPGQKQVDIILVNNPVCQETGVIASYCTVSRPNSSYVTLPNNCVPIPCRSNQISSPNCNCAYAYTGLLVFRAPSFSDLGNITIYISLQRSLMDSFRSNQLPVDSVSLSNPRKDLSEYLDLNLQVFPFDRDYFNQTIISQIGFVLSNQTFKPPKFFGPYYFIGDVYHYFAGEATRSNNSSNTGIIIGAVAGGSALLLLLVLAGLYAYRQKKRAERATEWNNPFAHWDSTKSSGAGFPQLKGARFFSFEELKKYTNNFSEANDIGSGGYGKVYRGVLPNGQLIAIKRAQQESLQGALEFKTEIELLSRVHHKNVVSLLGFCFERGEQMLIYEFVPNGSLNESLSGKSGIRLDWVRRLKIALGAARGLAYLHELANPPIIHRDIKTTNILLDERLNAKVADFGLSKPMSDTEKGHITTQVKGTMGYLDPEYYMTQQLTEKSDVYSFGVVMLELLTARKPIERGKYIVREVRMAMDRTKDLYNLHELLDPSIGLQTTLKGLDKFVDLAMECVKESGADRPIMGDVVKEIENILQLAGLNPNAESASTSASYEEAGKGSPRHPYSKDAFDYSGAFPPSKLEPQ; via the exons ATGAATCCAAAATATCTGGTATTTCTGCTGGCTGCTTCACTCCAAATTTGTAGCATAGCAGCACTGACTAACAGTGATGATT TAACTAAGTTGAAGGCTCTTATGGATATTTGGGAAAACTTACCACCTAGCTGGGAAGGTACAGACCCTTGTGGAGACCAATGGGATGGCATAAAGTGCATCAATTCACGTGTGACTTCCAT AACATTGTCAAGCATGGGATTGAAAGGACAGATGTCTGGAGATATCACAAACTTACCAGAACTACAGATTCT TGATCTTTCATACAACAAGGATTTGCGAGGACCTCTTCCAGCATCAATTGGGAATTTGAAGAAGCTAAAATACTT AATTCTAGTTGGCTGTAGTTTCTCTGGTCCTATCCCCAATTCAGTTGGATCACTGCAGCAGCTGGTTTATTT GTCTCTAAATTCGAATGCCTTTACTGGACCAATTCCACCTTCCATTGGCAATCTATCTGAACTTTATTGGCTGGATCTAGCTGACAATAAGCTTGATGGGAACATCCCTGTCTCCACAGACACTACACCTGGTCTTGATATGCTAGTTAAAACAAAACACTT TCATCTTGGAAAGAATCAGCTCTCTGGAGAAATCCCGTCTAAACTTTTCAGCTCAGATATGACTCTCATACATGT GCTTTTTGACAGCAACAAACTCACCGGAAGTATTCCTTCTACCCTTGCCCTTGTGCAGACTTTGGAGGTTAT ACGCTTTGATAGGAATTCATTGATTGGACCTGTCCCTTCGAACCTCAACGTTCTTACCAATGTCAGTGAGTT GTTTTTGTCCAACAATGGATTGACTGGACCTCTTCCCAACCTCACTGGGATGAGTTTTCTCAATTATCT GGACATAAGCAATAATAGTTTTGATGCATCAGATTTTCCTCGTTGGATTTCTACATTACAGTCTTTGACAACATT AATGATGGAAGGGACACAACTTCAAGGACAAATTCCGCCTAGCTTCTTTAGCCTTGCCAATTTACAGACTGT GGTGCTAAGTAACAACAGACTCAATGGTACTTTAGATATTGGAACAATCAATAGTGACCAACTACAGCTCATTGATTTGCAAACCAATTCCATTTCTGATTATACTCCAAAACCTGGACAAAAGCAAGTTGATATAAT ACTTGTGAACAACCCAGTTTGTCAGGAAACTGGAGTAATAGCAAGTTACTGCACTGTTTCCAGGCCTAATTCTTCTTATGTGACACTCCCAAATAATTGTGTGCCTATTCCCTGTCGTTCAAATCAGATTTCTAGTCCCAACTGTAATTGTGCATATGCATACACAGGACTTTTAGTTTTCAGAGCTCCTTCATTCTCAGACTTGGGAAACATAACCATTTACATTTCTCTCCAGCGGAGTCTAATGGATTCTTTTAGGTCCAATCAACTTCCTGTGGATTCGGTATCTCTAAGTAATCCAAGAAAGGATTTGTCTGAGTACTTGGATTTAAATCTTCAAGTCTTTCCATTTGACCGAGATTATTTCAATCAAACAATTATTTCTCAGATTGGGTTTGTGTTGAGCAACCAGACTTTCAAGCCTCCAAAATTCTTTGGACCGTACTATTTTATTGGAGATGTTTATCACTATTTTGCTG GAGAAGCTACAAGATCAAACAACTCATCAAACACTGGTATTATCATTGGAGCTGTTGCTGGAGGTTCCGCCCTCCTACTATTATTGGTCCTTGCAGGGCTTTATGCTTACCGACAAAAGAAGAGAGCAGAAAGAGCAACTGAATGGaataatccttttg CACACTGGGATTCAACTAAGAGCAGTGGAGCTGGTTTTCCTCAATTAAAAGGAGCCAGATTCTTTTCTTTTGAGGAGCTTAAAAAATACACCAATAATTTTTCAGAAGCAAATGATATTGGATCTGGGGGTTATGGAAAG GTATACAGAGGAGTCCTTCCCAATGGGCAATTGATTGCCATAAAACGAGCACAACAAGAATCATTGCAGGGTGCGCTAGAATTCAAAACTGAGATTGAACTTCTGTCAAGAGTGCATCATAAAAATGTTGTTAGCCTTTTGGGATTTTGTTTTGAGCGAGGTGAACAAATGCTCATTTATGAGTTTGTGCCAAATGGGAGTCTCAATGAGAGTCTGTCAG GGAAGTCAGGAATCAGGTTGGATTGGGTTAGGAGACTTAAAATAGCCCTTGGTGCAGCAAGAGGTCTGGCATATCTGCATGAGCTTGCAAACCCTCCAATTATCCATAGGGACATAAAGACAACCAACATACTACTGGATGAACGCTTAAATGCGAAAGTTGCTGATTTTGGCCTTTCCAAGCCTATGAGTGACACTGAAAAGGGTCACATTACCACTCAAGTCAAAGGGACAATG GGCTATTTGGATCCAGAATATTACATGACTCAGCAGTTAACTGAGAAGAGTGATGTTTATAGCTTTGGAGTTGTGATGCTGGAGCTACTAACTGCAAGAAAGCCAATAGAACGCGGAAAATACATAGTGAGAGAGGTGAGGATGGCGATGGATAGAACAAAAGATTTATATAACCTCCATGAACTTCTTGACCCAAGCATTGGTCTACAAACAACATTAAAAGGTCTAGATAAGTTTGTGGATCTGGCAATGGAATGTGTAAAAGAGTCAGGAGCTGACAGGCCTATAATGGGGGATGTGGTGAAAGAGATAGAGAATATCTTGCAGCTTGCTGGTTTAAATCCCAATGCTGAATCTGCATCTACTTCGGCTAGTTACGAGGAAGCAGGCAAGGGAAGTCCTCGTCATCCTTACAGCAAAGATGCCTTTGATTATAGTGGGGCATTTCCACCTTCAAAGCTAGAGCCTCAATGA
- the LOC110634198 gene encoding uncharacterized protein LOC110634198 isoform X1, with product MGTPAMAESAMFVVPQTIGNILCCKCGILMVPNGANMCVTCLRSEIDITEGLRKRVIILHCPDCTSYLKPPSTWIEAQLESKELLKFCVDIQRKQHDKAKVRLVDAFFIWTEPHSKRIKVKLKIQKDVFNGTILEQSYVVEYVVQPHLCENCSRVQVNPDQWVAVVQLRQHVSHRRTFFFLEQLILKHGAAVLAIKIKQVDEGIDFFFAKRSYAMKFVEFIGKVVPLRTRYDRQLVSHDSKSNKYNYKYTFSVEICPICREDLICLPPKVASNLGNIGPLVICMKVMNGITLLDPFTLRHCFLNADQYWRASFQSLLTSRQLVEYIILDVEPLSYEVSDGNRKYNLADAQVARKCDFGKNNNIFYIRTHLGHILSAGDSALGYDIYGANSNGIELDKYRGLVLPDAILIKKSYGESNQRKHRDAYGCKSSLTNMEVDESGVSEYEEFCRDLEENPDLRFNLSLEESLEELLADLDLSEEHEDNMRE from the exons ATGG GAACACCAGCTATGGCTGAATCAGCAATGTTTGTGGTACCTCAAACCATTGGCAATATTTTGTGCTGCAAGTGTGGTATTCTTATGGTACCAAATGGTGCCAATATGTGTGTGACTTGTTTGCGTTCTGAAATTGACATCACTGAAGGTTTAAGAAAGCGTGTGATCATTCTGCACTGTCCAGATTGTACTAGCTACTTAAAGCCTCCTAGTACTTGGATTGAAGCCCAATTAGAATCGAAAGAGTTGTTGAAGTTTTGTGTTGACATACAGAGGAAGCAGCACGATAAGGCTAAGGTTAGGTTAGTTGATGCATTCTTTATTTGGACTGAACCTCACTCTAAGAGAATCAAGGTGAAGCTGAAAATCCAGAAGGATGTGTTTAATGGGACAATTCTTGAACAATCTTATGTAGTTGAGTATGTTGTACAACCTCACTTGTGTGAGAATTGTTCAAGAGTTCAGGTCAATCCTGATCAGTGGGTTGCTGTTGTTCAGCTCCGTCAACATGTTTCTCACAGAAGAACTTTCTTTTTTCTGGAACAGTTGATTCTAAAGCATGGTGCTGCTGTCCTTGCCATAAAGATCAAACAGGTAGATGAAGGTATTGATTTTTTCTTTGCTAAGAGGAGTTATGCTATGAAATTTGTGGAATTTATAGGTAAAGTAGTTCCACTCAGGACTCGCTATGATAGGCAGCTTGTTTCCCATGATTCTAAGAGCAACAAGTACAATTATAAATATACATTCTCGGTTGAAATCTGTCCCATTTGCCGTGAGGATTTGATCTGTTTGCCTCCAAAGGTTGCATCTAATTTAGGAAATATAGGCCCTCTCGTGATATGCATGAAAGTGATGAATGGTATTACTCTACTGGATCCATTTACTCTGAGGCACTGTTTCTTGAATGCTGACCAGTACTGGAGGGCATCTTTTCAGTCTTTACTTACGAGCAGGCAGCTTGTGGAATACATCATATTAGATGTGGAGCCTCTTTCTTATGAAGTTAGCGATGGTAACCGCAAGTATAACTTAGCAGATGCTCAAGTTGCCCGCAAATGTGATTTTGGAAAGAACaataacattttctacataagaaCACATCTTGGTCACATTTTGAGTGCTGGGGATTCGGCTCTTGGTTATGACATCTATGGGGCTAATAGTAATGGCATAGAACTGGACAAATATAGAGGTCTTGTCCTTCCGGATGCAATTTTGATAAAGAAAAGCTATGGGGAAAGCAATCAGAGGAAGCATAGGGATGCCTATGGATGCAAAAGTTCCTTGACAAACATGGAAGTTGATGAGTCTGGGGTCTCAGAGTATGAAGAATTCTGTAGAGATCTGGAAGAGAACCCCGATTTGAGATTCAACCTATCACTAGAGGAGTCTTTAGAAGAGTTGCTTGCGGATCTTGATCTGAGTGAGGAACATGAAGACAACATGAGAGAGTGA
- the LOC110635397 gene encoding uncharacterized protein LOC110635397, translating into MNSPTGSSTSWSISEDSLRRYVQFASESCIQDLLSASDSNRLGNGNDGWKVLTLDNRVEISKRRSGSLHAFRSRWLLRTVSPQQFITVANAIDAARQWDHDLAEARYIKDLEDNLSIIRLRFGENSKPLFRNREFTVYERRETMEDGTLVVAVASLPKEIAAGLHPKQNNAIRGLLLQSGWVVEKLEDDSCLVTYAVQLDPAGWLPKFLVSRLNTKLVMIIENLRKLAQNCPTDGDT; encoded by the exons ATGAACAGTCCAACAGGTAGCAGCACGTCCTG GTCTATTAGCGAGGACTCACTGAGAAGATACGTGCAGTTTGCGAGCGAAAGCTGCATACAGGATTTGCTATCAGCTTCTGACTCCAACAGGCTTGGAAATGGAAATGATGGATGGAAAGTTCTGACTCTAGACAATAGGGTTGAGATATCGAAACGCAGGTCTGGATCACTCCACGCCTTTCGTAGCAGGTGGCTGCTAAGAACAGTCTCCCCACAACAGTTCATCACTGTTGCTAATGCCATTGATGCTGCAAGG CAATGGGATCATGACCTTGCGGAAGCAAGATACATAAAAGATCTTGAAGATAATTTGAGCATAATTAGACTCAGGTTTGGAGAGAACTCTAAACCCCTATTCAGAAACAGAGAATTCACAGTATATGAGCGACGAGAAACGATGGAGGATGGAACCTTG GTGGTAGCAGTAGCTTCGCTGCCGAAAGAGATAGCTGCAGGATTGCATCCTAAACAAAATAATGCAATCAGAGGACTTTTGCTTCAGTCAGGATGGGTTGTGGAGAAGCTTGAAGATGACTCCTGTTTGGTCACTTATGCTGTTCAG TTAGATCCTGCTGGATGGCTGCCCAAGTTCCTTGTCAGTAGGCTCAACACAAAGCTGGTAATGATCATTGAGAACCTGAGGAAATTAGCACAAAATTGTCCAACTGATGGTGATACATGA
- the LOC110634198 gene encoding uncharacterized protein LOC110634198 isoform X2 produces MAMAESAMFVVPQTIGNILCCKCGILMVPNGANMCVTCLRSEIDITEGLRKRVIILHCPDCTSYLKPPSTWIEAQLESKELLKFCVDIQRKQHDKAKVRLVDAFFIWTEPHSKRIKVKLKIQKDVFNGTILEQSYVVEYVVQPHLCENCSRVQVNPDQWVAVVQLRQHVSHRRTFFFLEQLILKHGAAVLAIKIKQVDEGIDFFFAKRSYAMKFVEFIGKVVPLRTRYDRQLVSHDSKSNKYNYKYTFSVEICPICREDLICLPPKVASNLGNIGPLVICMKVMNGITLLDPFTLRHCFLNADQYWRASFQSLLTSRQLVEYIILDVEPLSYEVSDGNRKYNLADAQVARKCDFGKNNNIFYIRTHLGHILSAGDSALGYDIYGANSNGIELDKYRGLVLPDAILIKKSYGESNQRKHRDAYGCKSSLTNMEVDESGVSEYEEFCRDLEENPDLRFNLSLEESLEELLADLDLSEEHEDNMRE; encoded by the exons ATGG CTATGGCTGAATCAGCAATGTTTGTGGTACCTCAAACCATTGGCAATATTTTGTGCTGCAAGTGTGGTATTCTTATGGTACCAAATGGTGCCAATATGTGTGTGACTTGTTTGCGTTCTGAAATTGACATCACTGAAGGTTTAAGAAAGCGTGTGATCATTCTGCACTGTCCAGATTGTACTAGCTACTTAAAGCCTCCTAGTACTTGGATTGAAGCCCAATTAGAATCGAAAGAGTTGTTGAAGTTTTGTGTTGACATACAGAGGAAGCAGCACGATAAGGCTAAGGTTAGGTTAGTTGATGCATTCTTTATTTGGACTGAACCTCACTCTAAGAGAATCAAGGTGAAGCTGAAAATCCAGAAGGATGTGTTTAATGGGACAATTCTTGAACAATCTTATGTAGTTGAGTATGTTGTACAACCTCACTTGTGTGAGAATTGTTCAAGAGTTCAGGTCAATCCTGATCAGTGGGTTGCTGTTGTTCAGCTCCGTCAACATGTTTCTCACAGAAGAACTTTCTTTTTTCTGGAACAGTTGATTCTAAAGCATGGTGCTGCTGTCCTTGCCATAAAGATCAAACAGGTAGATGAAGGTATTGATTTTTTCTTTGCTAAGAGGAGTTATGCTATGAAATTTGTGGAATTTATAGGTAAAGTAGTTCCACTCAGGACTCGCTATGATAGGCAGCTTGTTTCCCATGATTCTAAGAGCAACAAGTACAATTATAAATATACATTCTCGGTTGAAATCTGTCCCATTTGCCGTGAGGATTTGATCTGTTTGCCTCCAAAGGTTGCATCTAATTTAGGAAATATAGGCCCTCTCGTGATATGCATGAAAGTGATGAATGGTATTACTCTACTGGATCCATTTACTCTGAGGCACTGTTTCTTGAATGCTGACCAGTACTGGAGGGCATCTTTTCAGTCTTTACTTACGAGCAGGCAGCTTGTGGAATACATCATATTAGATGTGGAGCCTCTTTCTTATGAAGTTAGCGATGGTAACCGCAAGTATAACTTAGCAGATGCTCAAGTTGCCCGCAAATGTGATTTTGGAAAGAACaataacattttctacataagaaCACATCTTGGTCACATTTTGAGTGCTGGGGATTCGGCTCTTGGTTATGACATCTATGGGGCTAATAGTAATGGCATAGAACTGGACAAATATAGAGGTCTTGTCCTTCCGGATGCAATTTTGATAAAGAAAAGCTATGGGGAAAGCAATCAGAGGAAGCATAGGGATGCCTATGGATGCAAAAGTTCCTTGACAAACATGGAAGTTGATGAGTCTGGGGTCTCAGAGTATGAAGAATTCTGTAGAGATCTGGAAGAGAACCCCGATTTGAGATTCAACCTATCACTAGAGGAGTCTTTAGAAGAGTTGCTTGCGGATCTTGATCTGAGTGAGGAACATGAAGACAACATGAGAGAGTGA